The following proteins come from a genomic window of Diprion similis isolate iyDipSimi1 chromosome 8, iyDipSimi1.1, whole genome shotgun sequence:
- the LOC124409490 gene encoding thyrotroph embryonic factor, whose translation MDRMFPLNVGSLEPLNFTASQSNEEREMKPQSDAEVPVLDLSCKRYSSENPLSYLVRSTVHPSEEDNRSLEHYADAERKSPLEGRSCMVTPPSEGDSPRKTRYEPIYNQINSTTSDLSMPFHPVVGLSIPPSLASSQSGVQTNLHNPMVQGHLISKSQSTSPVQMQTLDHQMIGLAVTPSQSSPEMGKKIPRPFKAYPKDPLSLSMGTTELICDQTSNEAYSEFRKRMLESVKKTNEGTNIKMRRTTAKSPSLPTSTMDEKDAAYWERRRKNNEAAKRSRDARRAKEDEIAIRAAFLEQENIKLKYELVALRNETAKLRCMVYSN comes from the coding sequence ATGGACAGAATGTTTCCCCTGAATGTGGGAAGTCTTGAGCCGCTGAATTTTACCGCATCGCAAAGCAACGAGGAACGGGAAATGAAGCCGCAATCAGATGCCGAAGTACCGGTGTTGGATTTATCCTGCAAGCGTTACTCATCTGAGAATCCACTCTCGTACTTGGTGCGAAGTACGGTGCACCCGTCAGAGGAGGACAATCGTAGTCTCGAACACTACGCAGACGCTGAAAGGAAAAGCCCGTTGGAGGGTCGCTCGTGCATGGTGACACCTCCGTCGGAGGGCGACTCGCCGAGAAAAACTCGGTACGAACCGATCTACAATCAGATAAACTCAACTACGAGCGATTTGTCGATGCCTTTTCACCCGGTCGTCGGTCTCTCCATACCACCGTCTCTCGCGAGCTCTCAAAGTGGCGTGCAAACGAATTTGCACAATCCGATGGTCCAGGGTCATCTAATTTCGAAGAGTCAGTCAACGAGCCCCGTTCAAATGCAAACCCTGGATCATCAGATGATCGGTTTGGCCGTAACGCCGTCCCAGTCTTCGCCGGAGATGGGTAAAAAAATACCGAGACCATTCAAAGCTTACCCCAAAGATCCACTGTCTTTGTCCATGGGAACCACGGAGCTGATCTGTGACCAGACGTCGAACGAAGCGTATTCCGAGTTCAGGAAGCGGATGTTGGAATCCGTTAAAAAGACGAACGAAGGAACGAACATCAAAATGAGGAGGACGACGGCCAAAAGTCCAAGTCTTCCCACCAGCACGATGGACGAGAAAGACGCTGCTTACTGGGAAAGAAGACGGAAGAATAATGAGGCGGCAAAGAGGTCCAGAGACGCCAGGAGAGCGAAAGAGGATGAAATTGCCATCAGAGCCGCCTTCCTGGAACAAGAGAACATTAAACTTAAGTACGAATTAGTCGCACTTAGAAACGAAACTGCCAAACTCAGGTGCATGGTCTACTCGAATTAG
- the LOC124409491 gene encoding uncharacterized protein LOC124409491, whose amino-acid sequence MNDTEIDYLLTMDTFLTQIGVGQRTPHDKFFDDTYKTCKIFLRKGVTIIDDEELCHEPVKEFTCNVPGCTATFQTLFDFEVHYNGSHRYICLECKKCRPSARLLDIHVEETHDSFFRVLADRQPMYQCYVSECEMKFKTPAERREHSIAVHKYPKHFRFDEGNWRKGRGDSEDLMEVDKEQQSTKSEKTIPRLNKNQKCRTFRPSDKEIPSKNLLVSVTSSSVGNVASPNKTSSLSFVPRQVTSYSKVLSKQSNSHRDVLNNGCMMELADTLPQ is encoded by the exons ATGAACGACACTGAAATTGATTATCTCTTAACCATGGACACCTTTTTGACACAAATTGGAGTTGGGCAGCGGACACCTCACGATAAGTTCTTCGACGACACTTATAAAACATGTAAAATTTTCCTAAGAAAAGGTGTTACAATTATCGACGATGAGGAATTGTGTCACGAACC TGTAAAAGAATTCACATGTAATGTACCTGGCTGCACAGCTACATTCCAGACGCTTTTTGACTTCGAGGTGCATTATAATGGATCGCATAGATACATTTGCTTGGAGTGTAAAAAGTGTAGACCGAGTGCCAGGCTTTTGGATATACACGTAGAAGAAACCCACGATAGTTTCTTCAGAGTCTTGGCTGATCGGCAACCGATG taTCAGTGTTACGTGTCCGAGtgcgaaatgaaatttaaaactcCGGCAGAGAGGCGAGAACATTCTATAGCAGTGCACAAATATCCCAAACACTTTCGTTTTGACGAAGGAAATTGGCGGAAAGGCAGAGGAGATTCTGAGGATCTAATGGAAGTTGATAAGGAACAGCAGTCTACCAAGTCGGAAAAAACTATCCCTCGATTAAACAAGAATCAAAAGTGTAGAACATTTCGTCCCAGTGATAAAGAAATACCATCTAAAAATCTTCTCGTATCAGTGACTTCAAGTTCCGTGGGAAATGTTGCGTCACCAAATAAAACTTCCTCTTTATCCTTTGTTCCTAGGCAGGTGACATCCTATTCAAAGGTGCTTTCGAAGCAGAGTAATTCACACAGGGATGTATTAAATAATGGATGCATGATGGAATTGGCCGATACTCTACCACAATGA